From the genome of Megachile rotundata isolate GNS110a chromosome 3, iyMegRotu1, whole genome shotgun sequence:
TAATTGCCCTTTCTCTTATTCTGATACGAGCCTCTGCAACGTCCTGCTGCGTGATACCAAGGATTTTCATCGTTTTCAGAGCCGGTGTTAAATCAGGATCATCGAAGATTCGCGAAATAGTATCCTGCGTGTCGACAGTTTCGTAACTCTCGTACGATATCAAAGTGATCAACGACCTGCTTCTGTATTTGGTATCTGGGATTTTTGCGAAAATACGACCGGTTAGAAAATTCGTTTCGCTTCTCAAGCTCCTCCTGAACTTGTTCGTCTTTTCCGCGTGAAGTTCCAAGAAGAAACAGGAAGTCGAATACCAGTTGTACGTGGCTACGACTGAAAAAAGGAGAAATGAATTTTCGTGTAAAAAGTGATCAGGATGATGGGGATACAGGGATAGGTTAGTCGAGGAATTTCGACAAAATATTCGTTCGTCGATCTAACTCGGTTTGTAGCAAGttaaaaaagtaattattcTCCACTTACTTAGAGGTACGATTTTAACGAGAACGAACTCCAGAAAAATGGCCAAAGAGAATCTCTTGTCGTACCAATACAAGAGGCAAACTGCTAGCACGATCACCTCCAGTACGACATTCTTGAAAAAGCTCAAAATCAACCATGGCAGCAGTAAATTTGGTCGGCTCGAGGTCAATATCGGATACATGTTCGCCAAATAGCTAAACGTGTACACGTGGGCGATCACGATTCGCGTGATGACGATCCATGACAGAACTAACAAATATTTCGCTTTTTAGAGAAATTGCCTATTTAATCGTTAGTAACGTTTACGCGATATCGTtcgttaaatattgaaatcGTTTCGAACCAGTTTTGATCGTGTCCTCGCCGATCGTGCCGAGAATCAGCGTGCCGTAAGTTAACGATACGTTTTGGATTTGTTCCAGTTCATTTGTCCATTTCAGAGGACTCCAGTCCAACGTGCTGTTAATCTGcggattttatattttatattttatatttcgtattgtatgatatttttaaCCTTTCGCACGGTTAGCGGAATCGATCCAACTTTTCTCGTTTCCGTTTTCGGAAAACAACGAAAATTCCCACGTTCGCGTTTCTGAACTTGCACGTTTTAATGTTTATCGCTCGAAATGAAATAAGAATTTCGAAAGTTTTACAGAACAGATAGTTTCCGCGAGATTGAAGGTTATACGCGAAAGGTTAGAACGAAAGAGCATAAAAAAATTTCGGATCGAAAGGTTAATTATCAGGAAACTCTTACCAGTCctataatattcattattaagCGTTCGGTTCGGAAAGAGAAGCCAAAAAGTCGTCGAAAGAAGCTAGGCATCAGGAACACGAAACTTTCGAAGAAGCCGAAAGGCCAACGAATCGGTGATTCCACGAGAACCGATCATCCTCGACTCGGTCTGTCGGCTCGTATTTCGTCACGTAATTCTCGATCGGGGAACTCTtcaatttaaataaccactTTGCCCGTCGAGAGCCACGTTAATTTCGACGCGTTTAGTTATTTCGCCTTCACCGGAATTTCGTTACGAACGCGAACGCCTCCTCGGCTCCCCCGCTTAAGGTATAACAGTCGACGATAGCACGCTCGAAATAAATGACGGTGACGAACGGAATCGACGAATACGCGCGCCTCCTGACAATTTCACCGTAGCGAGAAAATTTCCTCGTTATAATCATTTCCTTCCAGATCCAACATCCGGGAACTTTTACGAAAACGGTAAAACCTTTTCCAACGAAACTACCAACGAGACGATCATCTTCTCTACGGACGATTACGACCGAGTCGTTTATTTTTCCGCGTTCCCATCAAATCCCGTAAATCCTgttttttctaaattcccgtGACAAATGCACGAACCGTTAGGCACCCAATTGAAATTCATCTTCCTGCCAACTGTACAGACCAGTAGAGTGCGGTTCTCCCGAAAAAAGGGgagaattttaattacaatttacatttaTAGTACATTTACGCTAAATGTTCGCGTTACACTTTCTCCTATCGCACAATCCTCCTACAATTGTACAGAAATCGTGAACTCTCCTTTCGGCTTAATCCTTTCAATCGCCATAACTGGAGATAACGGAAGGCAAAATGAAACGGGCTAACGATAATTTCCTTAAAACGCGATCATAAATGTTTACTATTTAGGCGAACGGTTTTTTTCGAGAGAGCAACACTTTCGGAAAGTTCAGCATGTCTCGTCGTAACCGTGTTCGGAAGCAACCACCAGGTGATTAGGGTCGCATACGGTGTCCTTGACAGCTTCTTTAGCGTTAGCCTTGAACACTCTGTAGTTGATCTTGCTACTATCGACGCTTCCGTAAAGATACATGGCTAGTCTGTTCGAGAGTAACCATATATTCTGATCGTACTCGTGATCCACCTTGATATCGTTCGGAAAGACCAAGGAAAGATTGCTGGTTCCTATGACCCCAAGATTCTGAGGTATATACTCCTTCCTGGTGTCCCAGCACCAAACAGAATCTCTGGTGACCATGTTGAAGAACATCACGCCGTTTCTGTCTATCACGGAACCCGAGGAATGCCCGTAATCCTTGGCTCTGGGTCTGCCGATGGGCACGAAATAGTCCGAATTCTCTTGGACGGTTCTCTTGTCTCGGAGAATCGACGTGGACACCGCGAATTCTCGAAAGCTGGACAAAGGATGGAAAAATAAGGTTCTGTCGTCGTGGATGTCGACCGGACTCAAAGCGATCCCGAAAATCCCGTCCGTCCATTGGAATTTCGTGCCGTGGAGCTCGTACTTGGCAGCCAATGGATCCGGATAGAAGTAATGGTGTTGGAAACTGAACGATGAGTCCTCGAAGAACTTGTAGACGAGCAATCCGTATCTGAATACGTCGGAAGCGTACGCCACCGCCGAACCACAGTCCTCGTTTCTAATGTCAACGACGATATTCGTGTACAAGGAATCTTCTTTCACTTGCTCTTCCGGTAGAACGTACTTTCTAATCAGCGTGTCCGTGGTTAAATCGAAAATAAAGATTGCCGGAGGACAGATTTGCTTTCCACCCTCCGCTACGTTCGTTTTGCCGGTGTCGAGAACCCACAGACGATCGCATTCGTCCACCTGGATCCTGAACACCGAGGTCAGACCGTCGCAGTTACCTGCAATAAAATCCCTATTTTAGCTTCGACTCGGTGATATTCGATATGTCCTCGATATTTCCTAACGGATCAATTAGGTATTGAACAACTCGCTAGAGTAAGGACCTTTTTGATGCCAGCCCCAATCCGGATACGGTCTCAACTTTGGACTCTTAGTCTTGGAGTTTTTCGGAACAGTGGCCAACGTAACCGGGATTCCTTCTTTCCATTTCGGTAGAGTGATAAAAACCTTGTCCTTCGAAACTTCGAGACCAAGAGGGAGGTTATTCTCCGCGATGAAATCTCCGTCGAAGATGGCCGAATCCCTAGCCTCCACGCTATCGTATACGTAATCGATCGTGGACCAAGCGTAGacctttaataataataaataataataataaatttgccGGAGTACTCGAAGCGCGTAGTAGGAGAAAACCTTACCAGTTGCATGGCAGGGCCAACGTAATCCTCTTCGACCTGTCCTCGTCCAGGATCGTAATTGAGCCCGTGGCTTTCGAGCTGATTCGTCAATCGAGGATCGCTCTTAAACGTGTTCAAATTCCTACTGGCCGGTCTCGAACGAGATCTACTTCTGTCGAAGTTGCTTAGAAAGTACTCGCTCGAATCTGGTGTCGAACCGTACAGATGATTACTGTACTCGGGGGTAGTGGGGAATTTATCCGATAAGTTTTCTTCCGGTTTAGGCGAGATGCACGTTATGTGACCAGGCAACTCGTCGTGACCCGCTATCAGTGCCTTGTAATTCCTTAGAGACTGGTGAAATTTCATTCTTTATTGATGGCATTTTTTATCGCGATAACGTACGGTGAAAAAGCGCGAAACAGTACCGATCGAAAGTTAGGAGAACCGCTTTTCGGAGGCGTCGTCTCGAGTTGCCGCGGCAACGCGTTACTTCCAGGCTGAACGACAAACTCCTGCATGCCTAGAAGACACATCGACACCAACCATGGCATAACGTTCCCCATACCTGCGAACAAACGAGATTTCAATGCGCGCCTACGAACAATCTTCCTTATTTCCTTCAGCGACTTATCGAGTTCCGTCAATGGCTCTCAATGCATAAATACCGAAACCGAGTCGATTCGGTCTCGCATGCGGAATTCGAAAGAATCGTTTAAAGAAGCAGGTGTACGATTCACCGGGAAATTACTCGACGAAAGTTCTACGAAGTGTTAATCGCGTTAAAACCCGTATCTCGCGCTATCGTCCGTAACAGATCGTAATAAGCGTTAATTAAGCGCAGCACGTGCGGAGCTAGCCAGGAAGGAACGGTGAATTTCGAAGGAAAGCGAACTCGATCGTGGTAATCGAGACGATTCCGTGGTTCATTCGCTATTTCCAAGATGACCGTGTCActaatggaaaaatggaaaaaaagtATAACCGTTATCCGCTCGATAGAATCGAGAATGTTCACGACACATCTTGCTTTGCTAATCACTGATTCACTAGATCAAAATTCGAGATATTAACTATATTAGAGTGGACCAATCGTGAAAAATATTCGATACACTTTAAACACGTTCACTATCGAACAAACACAAACGCGCTTACGATTCGAGAAAGAATTTCTTGAAACGCTCTGTACCTGCGACAGTGTATCTGAAGGTGACCCACCGACTTCCGAGTATTCGAAAAACCTTCTATCGGTTATTTCGGGTACATAAGAATTCGAGACGAAACggaaaaataaaacgaaacgaGATAAAGTGAAAAAAAgacgaaaaattaaaatgttgggGACGAGCAAGAACGCGACAGAGAGTGATCGAATAAAGATGTTCGTTCGGGATGAGACCGTGGATGTTACCCGACTGCCATATTCACTATCCGGGTCATAAGTGTGTCTAGGTGTACTACGAAAGGAGAGAATGGCGAATCCCTTCTCTCGGAGAAGATTTTCCCTCTCGTCCGCGTTACGAGACTCTCCGCTGTATAGGTCATTGGCGACGACGAGTTCATGGGAGCTTCTCGAGTCTTGCTGTCATACGCGTTATTTCCGTTTAAGCGATATAAACAGTACTTATTTCGTTGAATCGGCTGTACAGTCGCAGACTGGTTATACGTATACTATTAGTGGTTCGTAAGATGGGACGCGGAACAGCAGAGGGTCAAGATCTTTCCAGTTTTACGCGAGCCCGGTTTCTTACGTGGTCGAACGTAACTCCCATAGAAATTAGCTCAAGTATCCTCGGATCCGCGCACTCCAATTATCAACGACCTCTATGAACCGCCCAGCTATGCAATTCACCGTAGCGCAGCGTAGCGGTGCGACTGTATTAAAATAGCATTTATTCGATCGTTGCGTCGATGGCATTTTAGAATGCCATCCGCAACCTTGCAGATCAATTCAGGCAAGGCAGAACATTCCCTTCTATCGGAATTAGAATCTTCTCTGACCCTTATGGTATATCGCGTTAATAACAGACAAACGATTCGAGCGAAGGAAGTATTTTTCGCACAATTCGTTTTCTAAATAACTAGATAATTAATACGGTAGATAGTTTACCGATAATGCAACAAGTAGAATGCATAATAAGCAGAAGAGAAAATGAATGTCTTAATCGAGCGAACATCGAGTAATTACACCGTTCTAATGAAAACGTGAACCATACTCGGCACATTAACCGGTTGTTTCCCATCGAACTCGCAACAAGGTAACGCTCGATATTTCGAGCGAGTTTCGAGCAATCGTTCGGTCTCGAAGTCTCGTCGTTACGCAACGGGGGACCTATTCGGTAGAATGCACCGAAGCATCGTTACGCCAGCATTAATTCTCGTGAGAACTCTGACGTTTCTTCGATCTTCTGTGGAGCCACCGACAAGAAATCGTAGAAAGAATATAAAAACGGTGGATGGACAGAGATAAATTCGATGCGAAAGAAATCGAAATTCCACGGTGATTGCCTACTTCTTTCTATTCGGGACAGAAGAATTTCACGCTTAAAGGTGACGGCACGGTCTGCGCATCGCGTTTTACCTTGTTTACATACCGCGAACGGTGACGCACCGTTAACATCCTCTCGCGTTTAACCATCATAATTACTACGTACCtaatactactactactactacacCTTATTACAAATATCTACAAATACATTCGTCAATAATCGATCTTAGCGATATCGATTCTAAAAGCAATAAATGTAGATAACATTTTCGCGAAGGAATTCTATTGTTTCGCGAAAGCGTGCTGACTTTTCGTTACGCAACAACGAATTAACGATATTTTTTGTTGCAGCGAAAAACAAAGACACTCGATCAATTATAGAAACGCGTTTTCTCGGaaaacagtttcgttttatgaCTTTACCGCGCACTTTTCAGTTTTACGCAGGCTAATTACGCGAAGAAAACTTACCGCTTCCAGAAAAAGTATATTTCTTGGATGCTTTCCAATCGATGCACTCATGTTGGTATCTGGAATTAGAATCGTCCCATGCGTACGCGAACGAATGACTCGGTGATACGTAAGCGTATCTGTTCGGATGGTCGGAGAGACTCGACGATACCCAACAATACTCTGGCAGGACGAGCGATCCCGACTTCGATCGGATATCTTTCCTTTTTCGCATCACTGAACGCCTACAAGAATGGAAAGAAAAATCATCGGTACAACTCAATTAAACGACAGAATCGGGTCGTCGAGAATACGACAGGCAAAAGAACGCCGCTACCATTTCTGGTATATCCTCGGCGAAGCTTATTATTTATCTTTGAAAAAGGTTACTGGAACTCGAACTTTTTTGCCGCGCTAGAAAAACTTGTCTACAGTAACGAACACGTTGATtaacttgaaattgaaatttaaatagatTTTCGTCAGCCGGATATCGTTACGTCTGGACCGACGCGAAAGTTCGGGCTCATGGTGACAACGAAAAGATCGAACATAGGGAGAAACACTGTTTCGTCCGGATGACGCTGCAAATCACCCGAGACCGAATCGAACTTAATTCACTCTCCACCTCCAGAGCTTACGATTAAAAACAGTTACATTCTGTTCATTTACTTGGACAATTGCTCGATTTTTTTCATCTTTCCTATCTCGGAAAGAATTCCTCCGTTTCTTCCTTTCCTTTCCTCGTCCTTCCCTTTTATTCTCTCCTGTTCCGTTATTCCGCTCTCTTACTTCgttgatttaatttattaaagaagAAGCGATGA
Proteins encoded in this window:
- the Y-h gene encoding yellow-h isoform X1; its protein translation is MKKIEQLSKRSVMRKRKDIRSKSGSLVLPEYCWVSSSLSDHPNRYAYVSPSHSFAYAWDDSNSRYQHECIDWKASKKYTFSGSGMGNVMPWLVSMCLLGMQEFVVQPGSNALPRQLETTPPKSGSPNFRSSLRNYKALIAGHDELPGHITCISPKPEENLSDKFPTTPEYSNHLYGSTPDSSEYFLSNFDRSRSRSRPASRNLNTFKSDPRLTNQLESHGLNYDPGRGQVEEDYVGPAMQLVYAWSTIDYVYDSVEARDSAIFDGDFIAENNLPLGLEVSKDKVFITLPKWKEGIPVTLATVPKNSKTKSPKLRPYPDWGWHQKGNCDGLTSVFRIQVDECDRLWVLDTGKTNVAEGGKQICPPAIFIFDLTTDTLIRKYVLPEEQVKEDSLYTNIVVDIRNEDCGSAVAYASDVFRYGLLVYKFFEDSSFSFQHHYFYPDPLAAKYELHGTKFQWTDGIFGIALSPVDIHDDRTLFFHPLSSFREFAVSTSILRDKRTVQENSDYFVPIGRPRAKDYGHSSGSVIDRNGVMFFNMVTRDSVWCWDTRKEYIPQNLGVIGTSNLSLVFPNDIKVDHEYDQNIWLLSNRLAMYLYGSVDSSKINYRVFKANAKEAVKDTVCDPNHLVVASEHGYDETC
- the Y-h gene encoding yellow-h isoform X2, which gives rise to MGNVMPWLVSMCLLGMQEFVVQPGSNALPRQLETTPPKSGSPNFRSSLRNYKALIAGHDELPGHITCISPKPEENLSDKFPTTPEYSNHLYGSTPDSSEYFLSNFDRSRSRSRPASRNLNTFKSDPRLTNQLESHGLNYDPGRGQVEEDYVGPAMQLVYAWSTIDYVYDSVEARDSAIFDGDFIAENNLPLGLEVSKDKVFITLPKWKEGIPVTLATVPKNSKTKSPKLRPYPDWGWHQKGNCDGLTSVFRIQVDECDRLWVLDTGKTNVAEGGKQICPPAIFIFDLTTDTLIRKYVLPEEQVKEDSLYTNIVVDIRNEDCGSAVAYASDVFRYGLLVYKFFEDSSFSFQHHYFYPDPLAAKYELHGTKFQWTDGIFGIALSPVDIHDDRTLFFHPLSSFREFAVSTSILRDKRTVQENSDYFVPIGRPRAKDYGHSSGSVIDRNGVMFFNMVTRDSVWCWDTRKEYIPQNLGVIGTSNLSLVFPNDIKVDHEYDQNIWLLSNRLAMYLYGSVDSSKINYRVFKANAKEAVKDTVCDPNHLVVASEHGYDETC